In Thunnus maccoyii chromosome 3, fThuMac1.1, whole genome shotgun sequence, the following proteins share a genomic window:
- the nab2 gene encoding NGFI-A-binding protein 2 isoform X2: MSLPRTLGELQLYRVLQRANLLAYYETFIQQGGDDVQQLCEAAEEEFLEIMALVGMATKPLHVRRLQKALRDWAANPALFSQPVSNVPLGGIPLFKVDGTGTSGPRKSVSNGQPGSPCEKEDRACLTPMHSGSPRSPCSQASPQPPDTHYREKLSPMDPHWLSPEPDGNCTLASASGIEEEPPSPPLLSTCPPGPSTSPSSSASFAPAGLSAWPGGQLDGETARAVVESVERLLRTLPRSDPAEVKSLLRLNKKMAKTVGHIFKMGSQDVNKEEEIRKYSLIYGRFDSKRREGKQLTHHELIINEAAAQFCMRDNALLLRRVELFSLARQVARKCAYTSTLKHARSNADENSVLSQKRARHEVIVPESVSSLLGVEGSDGLIQRADDDSLSTESLDSVSHDIGSQCNQSPSPRPPTDTSNPANWSRHLIQQTLMDEGLRLARMVSHDRAGKLSLGSEGTHSTDHDSKVERRSSITACRSGSPCITKEDSNQRGK; this comes from the exons ATGTCTCTGCCACGCACACTTGGGGAGTTGCAGCTCTATCGGGTGCTGCAAAGGGCCAACCTGCTGGCCTATTATGAAACCTTCATCCAGCAGGGTGGCGACGACgtgcagcagctctgtgaggcagCGGAGGAGGAGTTCCTGGAGATCATGGCACTAGTTGGCATGGCCACCAAGCCACTGCATGTGCGTAGGCTGCAGAAGGCCCTCCGAGACTGGGCGGCGAACCCTGCCCTTTTCAGCCAGCCCGTCTCAAACGTTCCTCTCGGGGGCATCCCATTGTTCAAAGTTGACGGGACGGGCACAAGTGGGCCCAGGAAGTCTGTGAGCAACGGCCAGCCGGGGTCACCGTGTGAAAAGGAAGATCGGGCGTGTCTTACACCAATGCACAGTGGGAGTCCAAGAAGCCCTTGCTCCCAGGCCTCCCCGCAGCCGCCAGACACACACTACAGGGAAAAACTGTCACCCATGGACCCACACTGGCTCAGCCCAGAGCCTGATGGGAACTGCACTTTGGCTTCTGCATCTGGAATAGAGGAGGAGCCGCCCAGCCCACCTCTGCTGTCAACATGTCCTCCTGGTCCCTCCACATCTCCGAGCTCCTCTGCTTCTTTTGCCCCGGCGGGTCTGTCAGCCTGGCCCGGAGGACAGCTGGACGGAGAGACGGCTCGGGCGGTGGTGGAGAGCGTGGAGAGACTCCTCAGGACCCTGCCCAGGTCAGATCCTGCAGAGGTAAAGAGCCTGTTGAGGTTGAACAAGAAGATGGCAAAGACTGTGGGGCATATCTTCAAAATGGGATCCCAGGATGTGAACAAGGAAGAAGAGATCCGAAAATACAGTCTCATTTATGGACGCTTTGACTCCAAGCGGAGAGAAGGCAAGCAGCTCACACATCATGAG CTGATCATCAATGAGGCTGCAGCTCAGTTCTGCATGCGTGACAATGCCCTTTTACTGAGACGGGTGGAACTCTTTTCTTTGGCTCGGCAGGTGGCGAGAAAATGTGCCTACACCTCCACACTAAAGCATGCAAG GTCAAATGCAGATGAGAACAGCGTTCTGTCCCAGAAGAGAGCGAGACATGAG GTTATTGTGCCCGAGAGTGTGTCGTCACTTCTCGGAGTGGAGGGCTCAGACGGCTTAATTCAGAGGGCAGATGATGACAGCTTATCCACAGAAAGCCTGGATAGTGTATCACATG ACATCGGCTCACAGTGCAACCAGTCTCCATCTCCCCGTCCTCCCACCGACACTTCCAACCCAGCCAACTGGAGTCGCCATCTCATACAGCAAACGCTAATGGACGAAGGGCTGCGACTGGCTCGGATGGTGTCACACGATCGGGCTGGCAAGCTCAGCTTAGGGTCAGAGGGAACTCACTCCACAG ACCATGACAGCAAAGTAGAGAGGCGGAGCTCCATAACAGCGTGCAGGAGCGGTAGCCCTTGCATCACCAAAGAAGACTCCAACCAGAGGGGGAAATGA
- the dnajc14 gene encoding dnaJ homolog subfamily C member 14, with product MEREAAEREMDGVTDTDEEISDGDPTSVTNSSQWEARETEDDYKDQEDETAYLKSNAQDTPNPATPQDSGIGEAEYCGSPEAKEDTEEVSDGLEHEGAEGHEDSQVINQEEDEAAKEQQMNGESVWRSGGAGRRCKLRSSGSISEQSSQSSSSAFSSSSFQKGNVASSGGRHKQTRRRNHHHHQQSRGRRRTGNQLVLAFKEMLSESLSFWCISCVHMMIEIIVTLTHNCGVGVETGGVKLYNFGQQLFVKITDIPGLKADASRILKWTKCTGADLADKTVRSVKWVKTAALSSFRLFCALVILGSQWLKGALARLGGERGKRYWTAFQESRFWNRVVFFLERVRSRFSRDGHTQPSTPESPGRAGRSQPGQELERLLALAEVPEDELDPFTVLGVEVHATETELKKAYRQLAVQVHPDKNKHPRAGEAFKVLRAAWDIVSNPETRREYELKRMAATELSKSMNEFLTKLQDDLKEAMNTMMCTKCEGKHKRFEMDREPAEARFCAECNRCHSAEEGDLWAESSMLGLRITYFACMDGKVYDITEWAGCQRIGISPDTHRVPYHISFGSKNNSNATRHRTPSEHATGPTNPADLQDFFNRIFKGGPPNDMAANGGFFPSGPPPHHPPGAGAPPFSPPPSQTGFYMPGGQRPESSETWAESGKPPRRRKKVRKPFQR from the exons AtggagagagaagcagctgagagGGAGATGGACGGCGTTACAGACACTGACGAGGAGATCTCTGATGGTGATCCCACTTCAGTGACCAATTCTAGTCAGTGGGAGGCCAGAGAGACTGAAGATGACTACAAGGATCAGGAGGATGAAACAGCCTATCTCAAATCTAACGCTCAGGACACCCCAAACCCAGCCACTCCACAAGACTCTGGAATAGGTGAAGCAGAGTACTGTGGCTCGCCAGAGGCCAAAGAGGATACCGAGGAGGTTTCAGATGGATTGGAGCATGAGGGCGCTGAAGGTCATGAGGACTCGCAGGTTATAAATCAAGAGGAGGATGAAGCTGCAAAGGAACAGCAAATGAACGGGGAGTCTGTTTGGAGGAGCGGGGGAGCTGGACGGAGGTGCAAACTGAGGAGCAGTGGATCAATTTCAGAGCAAAGCAGTCAGAGTTCATCCAGTGctttttcatcttcctcctttcAAAAAGGCAATGTTGCGTCGAGCGGCGGCAGGCACAAGCAGACCCGCAGACgtaaccaccaccaccatcagcAGAGCCGGGGCCGCCGGCGGACGGGCAACCAGCTTGTCTTAGCTTTCAAGGAAATGCTGTCAGAGTCTCTCAGCTTCTGGTGCATCTCCTGCGTCCACATGATGATTGAGATTATTGTCACATTAACTCATAATTGTGGAGTCGGTGTGGAGACTGGAGGGGTGAAACTTTACAACTTTGGGCAGCAGCTATTTGTAAAGATCACAGATATACCAGGATTGAAGGCAGATGCTAGTCGGATTTTGAAATGGACTAAATGCACTGGAGCAGACCTGGCGGATAAAACTGTTAGGTCAGTCAAGTGGGTAAAGACAGCTGCCTTATCTAGTTTCAGACTTTTCTGTGCTTTGGTTATTCTCGGGTCCCAGTGGCTAAAGGGTGCTTTAGCCCGGCTCGGTGGAGAGAGGGGCAAACGCTATTGGACAGCTTTTCAGGAATCAAGGTTTTGGAACAGGGTGGTGTTCTTTCTGGAGAGAGTTCGGAGCCGGTTCAGTAGGGATGGCCACACACAACCGTCCACCCCTGAATCACCAGGCAGAGCAGGGAGAAGCCAGCCAGGCCAGGAGCTGGAAAGACTGCTGGCGTTGGCTGAGGTCCCAGAAGATGAGCTTGACCCCTTTACAGTGCTCGGCGTGGAGGTCCATGCGACTGAGACCGAGCTGAAGAAGGCCTACAGACAGCTGGCTGTCCAG GTCCATCCAGACAAGAATAAACACCCACGAGCTGGAGAGGCATTCAAAGTACTGAGGGCTGCCTGGGATATTGTCAGTAACCCTGAGACACGACGAGAGTATGAGTT GAAGCGCATGGCGGCAACTGAGCTCTCCAAGTCCATGAATGAGTTTCTCACTAAACTGCAGGATGACCTGAAGGAAGCCATGAACACAATGATGTGTACCAAGTGTGAAGGCAAGCACAA gcGGTTCGAGATGGATCGTGAACCTGCTGAGGCCCGCTTCTGTGCTGAATGCAACCGTTGCCATAGCGCTGAGGAGGGGGACCTGTGGGCGGAGTCTAGCATGTTGGGCCTACGCATCACGTACTTTGCCTGTATGGATGGCAAAGTCTACGATATTACAG agtgGGCAGGTTGCCAAAGAATAGGCATTTCTCCCGACACACACCGTGTGCCGTATCACATCTCCTTTGGTTCAAAGAACAACAGCAACGCCACACGACACAG GACGCCCTCAGAGCACGCCACAGGTCCAACCAACCCTGCAGACTTGCAGGACTTCTTCAACCGCATCTTCAAAGGAGGACCTCCTAATGACATGGCTGCCAACGGGGGCTTCTTCCCCTCAGGTCCACCCCCTCATCACCCACCTGGTGCCGGAGCGCCCCCGTTCTCCCCTCCGCCAAGCCAGACGGGTTTCTACATGCCGGGGGGTCAACGGCCAGAGTCCAGCGAAACGTGGGCTGAAAGTGGCAAACCGCccagaaggaggaagaaggtCCGCAAACCCTTCCAGAGGTGA
- the zgc:113184 gene encoding uncharacterized protein zgc:113184 — protein MEEAYSELYQEFLRLRALCLRQAALLHQLTKALQKQQGATVPNGELSDLMSIPVQCTQKIPVYPHEKPKMAHNPAANVGTFSDLLTEDMSKLCMNVAHQRKDDGKVEQKHLSSNPRQAGQPGRNRTLHSAGLPVTDSLSLDEAHQQLSGGVLMSDVALQSHVCDFCQAVFPGDTTTGGEFLRHLYTHVA, from the exons ATGGAGGAAGCGTACAGTGAACTGTACCAGGAGTTTCTTCGCCTGAGGGCACTTTGCCTGAGACAGGCAGCCCTGTTGCATCAACTCACAAAAGCCCTGCAGAAACAGCAAG gtgcCACTGTTCCTAATGGAGAGTTGAGCGACTTGATGTCCATCCCTGTCCAGTGCACCCAGAAAATCCCCGTATATCCCCATGAAAAGCCAAAGATGGCACACAACCCTGCAGCAAATGTGGGGACTTTCTCTGATCTCCTCACTGAAGATATGTCCAAGCTCTGCATGAATGTGGCCCATCAGAGAAAGGATGATGGGAAAGTTGAGCAAAAACACTTATCATCAAATCCAAGGCAAGCAGGGCAACCTGGTAGAAACAGGACTCTGCACTCAGCGGGG CTGCCTGTGACAGACAGTCTCTCCCTGGATGAAGCACATCAGCAGCTGTCTGGCGGGGTGCTGATGTCAGATGTGGCGCTGCAGTCTCATGTTTGTGACTTCTGCCAGGCAGTTTTTCCCGGAGACACAACCACCGGAGGAGAGTTCCTACGACATCTCTACACCCACGTCGCCTAG
- the nab2 gene encoding NGFI-A-binding protein 2 isoform X1, with amino-acid sequence MACCSPPPSFSSPHRQQKGSQQPIRCAGGGFLPVISDEFHSRVVTSIVGETPLRLPLCTPDLTEEVQCAMSLPRTLGELQLYRVLQRANLLAYYETFIQQGGDDVQQLCEAAEEEFLEIMALVGMATKPLHVRRLQKALRDWAANPALFSQPVSNVPLGGIPLFKVDGTGTSGPRKSVSNGQPGSPCEKEDRACLTPMHSGSPRSPCSQASPQPPDTHYREKLSPMDPHWLSPEPDGNCTLASASGIEEEPPSPPLLSTCPPGPSTSPSSSASFAPAGLSAWPGGQLDGETARAVVESVERLLRTLPRSDPAEVKSLLRLNKKMAKTVGHIFKMGSQDVNKEEEIRKYSLIYGRFDSKRREGKQLTHHELIINEAAAQFCMRDNALLLRRVELFSLARQVARKCAYTSTLKHARSNADENSVLSQKRARHEVIVPESVSSLLGVEGSDGLIQRADDDSLSTESLDSVSHDIGSQCNQSPSPRPPTDTSNPANWSRHLIQQTLMDEGLRLARMVSHDRAGKLSLGSEGTHSTDHDSKVERRSSITACRSGSPCITKEDSNQRGK; translated from the exons ATGGCGTGCTGCAGTCCGCCCCCGTCATTCTCCAGCCCACACAGACAGCAAAAAGGCAGCCAGCAACCAATACGGTGCGCCGGAGGAGGATTTCTGCCAGTGATTTCAGACGAG TTTCACTCTCGAGTGGTGACATCGATTGTTGGAGAGACACCTTTGCGTCTCCCTCTCTGCACACCGGACCTGACCGAAGAAG TGCAGTGTGCCATGTCTCTGCCACGCACACTTGGGGAGTTGCAGCTCTATCGGGTGCTGCAAAGGGCCAACCTGCTGGCCTATTATGAAACCTTCATCCAGCAGGGTGGCGACGACgtgcagcagctctgtgaggcagCGGAGGAGGAGTTCCTGGAGATCATGGCACTAGTTGGCATGGCCACCAAGCCACTGCATGTGCGTAGGCTGCAGAAGGCCCTCCGAGACTGGGCGGCGAACCCTGCCCTTTTCAGCCAGCCCGTCTCAAACGTTCCTCTCGGGGGCATCCCATTGTTCAAAGTTGACGGGACGGGCACAAGTGGGCCCAGGAAGTCTGTGAGCAACGGCCAGCCGGGGTCACCGTGTGAAAAGGAAGATCGGGCGTGTCTTACACCAATGCACAGTGGGAGTCCAAGAAGCCCTTGCTCCCAGGCCTCCCCGCAGCCGCCAGACACACACTACAGGGAAAAACTGTCACCCATGGACCCACACTGGCTCAGCCCAGAGCCTGATGGGAACTGCACTTTGGCTTCTGCATCTGGAATAGAGGAGGAGCCGCCCAGCCCACCTCTGCTGTCAACATGTCCTCCTGGTCCCTCCACATCTCCGAGCTCCTCTGCTTCTTTTGCCCCGGCGGGTCTGTCAGCCTGGCCCGGAGGACAGCTGGACGGAGAGACGGCTCGGGCGGTGGTGGAGAGCGTGGAGAGACTCCTCAGGACCCTGCCCAGGTCAGATCCTGCAGAGGTAAAGAGCCTGTTGAGGTTGAACAAGAAGATGGCAAAGACTGTGGGGCATATCTTCAAAATGGGATCCCAGGATGTGAACAAGGAAGAAGAGATCCGAAAATACAGTCTCATTTATGGACGCTTTGACTCCAAGCGGAGAGAAGGCAAGCAGCTCACACATCATGAG CTGATCATCAATGAGGCTGCAGCTCAGTTCTGCATGCGTGACAATGCCCTTTTACTGAGACGGGTGGAACTCTTTTCTTTGGCTCGGCAGGTGGCGAGAAAATGTGCCTACACCTCCACACTAAAGCATGCAAG GTCAAATGCAGATGAGAACAGCGTTCTGTCCCAGAAGAGAGCGAGACATGAG GTTATTGTGCCCGAGAGTGTGTCGTCACTTCTCGGAGTGGAGGGCTCAGACGGCTTAATTCAGAGGGCAGATGATGACAGCTTATCCACAGAAAGCCTGGATAGTGTATCACATG ACATCGGCTCACAGTGCAACCAGTCTCCATCTCCCCGTCCTCCCACCGACACTTCCAACCCAGCCAACTGGAGTCGCCATCTCATACAGCAAACGCTAATGGACGAAGGGCTGCGACTGGCTCGGATGGTGTCACACGATCGGGCTGGCAAGCTCAGCTTAGGGTCAGAGGGAACTCACTCCACAG ACCATGACAGCAAAGTAGAGAGGCGGAGCTCCATAACAGCGTGCAGGAGCGGTAGCCCTTGCATCACCAAAGAAGACTCCAACCAGAGGGGGAAATGA